Sequence from the Cuniculiplasma divulgatum genome:
CCCATACCATAATTTCCGGTCATCTTTTTTTCCTGCGGCAATACACAGAAGCACATATTCCTGCACTGGAAAGATCGTGCCGTATATTGTGGCTTAGTCGGACTGTCTGAGAGGAAAATACTCATAAACTCCTAAGGACAGCGGCCGCAAACACAACAGAATTCTGCACTATTTTGCACAGAACAGTTAATATAGTGCAAGTTAGTCTTATTGGTGTAAATGTCATATTCCATCTGCATAACGAACTTCAATGATCGACCTTACTTGGAGAAGTCGCTCCAGAGTATCACCGACTTTGCTGGAAGGATAGATGCAGAGGTTGTTGTGGTGGACAGCAACAGCACTGATGGATCTCAGGAAATTATTGATGATTACCTTCAGAGAGGGCTCATTCAAAGGGTGATAAGTACGCGGTGCTCAAGAGGAAGAGGAAGGGATATTGCATTCCGAAACTCCCATGGTGATATTGTTCTGGCCAGTATTGACACTGACGTGGTTTACAGTGTGCCTAGACTTTTGCAGGTTGTTGCCGAATACATGAGCAAGAGAATGGGAAAGCTCTTCGCAGTATACGGAGCAATGATTGGGACAAGATCGTGTATAGAGAAAATAGGGGGCTGGAAAGACCTTGACAGGCATGAGGACAATGAGATATCCATGCGGGCCATGATGGCGGGCCTTTATGATCAGGACATGTCAATCAATGTGGTCATGGAGCACCTTTCGGAACTGCGAAAGCTGACACTAGTCGAATCCATGAAACTGACCTATACTGATTACAGGGACTGGTACAGGATCGGGCTGAAGCTCAGGAATACCCCGGCAGATGCCCTGATGAAACCACATGTTCTGCTGTCCTACGTTTCAGCCAGAATTCGCGGTGTTATGCCATCACCCGTTTTTGACAAGTACATTGCAGAATTGAAGGGGACAGGCGCTGGGAATGCCGGCCGCAGATGATTCAGGGCAATCACTGAAGAAGGGTTGTGCAGCCCGGAGTTTCAGGCTCATTCCGTTACTGCTGCTTCTTGCAACCATAGGTTACATTGGTGCCAGATTGTTTGAATCAAGGGCAAATCAATTCGGTATCAACATCTCATATGCCGGCGGAATTCCTGTTGCTGTTGGAGGAATCTACTTTTTCACATTTCTGAGCATTGCTGCCTCACTTGCTGTATCGCGCATCAGAAAATTTCCACTTTTCGCCACTTTCACAATAGGACTGGTATCGGGCCTGGCATTCTATGAATGCACATATGCTGTTATTTTTGCAGTATTTGCCAGGAATTTGGGTTTGCTTATCCCGGAAGCAAGTCTTCCTGCTTCAGGTTGGTCAGGCTATGGTACCTGGTTCATGCTGGAATTACTTGTGATATGCCTCAGTTATCCGATCTGGAAGATGCTGCGTTTGACCAGGGGAGTGCTGCTTCTCATAATGTTATATCTTGCGACAATGGTTGCCTGGATGCTCATTTACAATTTTCAGTATCCGCCTTTTATCAATTCAGCAGGAGTGTACTCTGTCAATACAATTGCCGAAGTTGCCGGAACTCTCATTCTTCCAGTTAGTTACAGGAATCCTGAAGGGAATGGAGCATCAGATCATTTCCAGACAATGTCCGCCTGAAAGGTCGCCGGGAACTGATTTGTGCCATGGTATGTTGTATTTATGTTACACAC
This genomic interval carries:
- a CDS encoding glycosyltransferase family A protein, producing the protein MSYSICITNFNDRPYLEKSLQSITDFAGRIDAEVVVVDSNSTDGSQEIIDDYLQRGLIQRVISTRCSRGRGRDIAFRNSHGDIVLASIDTDVVYSVPRLLQVVAEYMSKRMGKLFAVYGAMIGTRSCIEKIGGWKDLDRHEDNEISMRAMMAGLYDQDMSINVVMEHLSELRKLTLVESMKLTYTDYRDWYRIGLKLRNTPADALMKPHVLLSYVSARIRGVMPSPVFDKYIAELKGTGAGNAGRR